From the Flavimarina sp. Hel_I_48 genome, one window contains:
- a CDS encoding ABC transporter permease: protein MIRNYIKIAFRNLWKERTFTSLNILGLSVAFCVAVLLSIYALFELSYDRFHDHADRIYQSYHTQQTPDGAEASISKPIPFAAALKEEVPGIEKITRLNGHGVLVINGEKQLQLSAAYVDPDFFSMFSFPILKGDKTNPIGNKSSVAITEYAAKTIFGSSDPLGKTITVLSEGEEKPFTVSAITENFPDQSSLVFDLVLAFENQSAAAYADKKEDWDSSNHEVYLQLAQGIDPAQFEKATRAFTALHYKDDFQNANRDGIQPDKNGQYIQQRLLNIRDRHFTTPRNGIADVSRLYPYLVLGVAFLILFIASVNFINMSIAKSSKRLREIGMRKTLGANKIQLFIQFWGESVLVFICSALLGILISYVFLESFQTLFSTRASFQNVLKPGIIAGSIVGLFCVTLLAGGYPSFLLSRLRTLQALKGKLRATKNNHLRNTLLVVQFSIAILLICGTLVLYKQLEFMRTKDLGFNKTQVLAFPLNGTKEDGVVMQLLRNELQDKPGIVSVTASNNILGRGKDGANMTSTMGFDYKGAVVTTNLLMVDYDYTKTLDLELVTGRDFNKGFPTDSLGIIVNEAMARQLKEENPLEARITLDDSIHYSVIGVVKDYNFQELSKNIEPLTLFLKPKWNLRYAYVKVIPQNINTSFEIVKNAWKKIEPNAEFQASFLDENIDRTLKRERTMTTMITGGSIIAIILSCIGLFAISLLVVQQRRKEIGIRKVVGASVAKITIMLSMDFLKLVVVAFLIATPIAWYFAQRWLQDYIYRIELSIWVFLGAGALALAIALATISVKTIQAALQNPARSLKAE from the coding sequence ATGATACGCAATTATATTAAAATTGCCTTTCGTAATCTATGGAAGGAACGCACTTTCACCTCACTAAATATTCTTGGGCTAAGCGTCGCTTTTTGTGTTGCTGTCTTATTGAGTATATACGCACTATTTGAACTATCATATGATCGCTTTCACGATCATGCTGATCGTATCTATCAAAGTTATCATACACAACAAACTCCTGATGGTGCTGAGGCCAGTATATCGAAGCCTATACCTTTTGCGGCGGCGCTAAAGGAAGAAGTTCCGGGAATAGAAAAAATCACACGTCTTAATGGGCATGGCGTGCTGGTCATTAATGGTGAAAAACAATTACAATTAAGTGCAGCTTATGTAGATCCTGATTTTTTCTCAATGTTCAGTTTTCCCATTCTTAAAGGCGATAAAACGAACCCTATAGGAAACAAGTCTTCTGTTGCGATTACAGAATATGCAGCGAAGACAATCTTTGGCAGTAGCGATCCATTGGGAAAAACAATTACTGTCCTCTCTGAAGGGGAAGAAAAACCCTTTACAGTTTCAGCAATCACAGAAAATTTTCCTGATCAAAGCAGCCTCGTTTTTGACCTTGTGCTTGCTTTTGAAAATCAATCTGCAGCGGCATATGCTGATAAAAAGGAAGATTGGGACAGCTCCAATCACGAGGTTTATCTGCAACTGGCACAAGGTATTGATCCGGCTCAATTTGAGAAAGCAACCCGCGCATTTACCGCTCTTCATTATAAAGATGATTTTCAAAATGCAAATCGAGATGGTATACAGCCAGACAAAAACGGCCAGTATATTCAGCAACGCTTATTAAATATACGGGACAGGCATTTTACAACGCCCAGAAATGGCATAGCCGATGTAAGTCGACTTTACCCCTATCTGGTGCTGGGGGTAGCCTTTTTAATCCTTTTTATTGCCAGCGTAAATTTCATTAATATGAGCATTGCCAAAAGCTCCAAGCGTCTACGTGAAATTGGAATGCGCAAAACACTGGGAGCGAATAAAATTCAGCTGTTTATTCAGTTTTGGGGTGAGAGCGTTCTTGTTTTCATTTGTTCGGCTCTTTTGGGGATTTTGATCTCCTATGTATTCTTAGAATCTTTTCAAACTTTATTTTCAACACGTGCGTCCTTTCAAAATGTATTAAAGCCTGGGATTATTGCAGGCTCTATAGTAGGCTTATTCTGTGTAACGCTACTGGCCGGTGGATATCCTTCTTTCCTATTGAGCAGGCTTAGAACGCTACAGGCTCTAAAAGGCAAGTTACGGGCAACAAAAAATAACCATTTGCGCAATACATTACTGGTCGTTCAATTTAGCATAGCGATTTTACTGATCTGCGGTACACTGGTCCTCTATAAACAATTAGAATTTATGCGCACCAAAGATCTGGGCTTCAATAAAACGCAGGTACTCGCTTTTCCACTTAACGGAACGAAAGAAGATGGAGTGGTTATGCAATTATTGCGCAACGAGTTGCAAGACAAACCCGGTATTGTAAGCGTAACTGCCTCTAATAATATTTTAGGCCGTGGAAAGGATGGAGCAAACATGACAAGCACCATGGGTTTTGATTATAAAGGTGCTGTTGTAACGACCAATTTACTTATGGTTGATTATGATTATACCAAAACCCTGGACCTGGAGCTTGTGACCGGTCGTGATTTTAATAAGGGGTTTCCAACAGATAGTCTTGGAATTATCGTCAATGAAGCCATGGCAAGGCAATTAAAAGAAGAAAATCCCCTGGAAGCCCGTATTACTTTGGATGATTCTATCCATTATTCAGTAATAGGTGTTGTTAAAGATTATAATTTTCAGGAACTGAGCAAGAACATAGAACCCCTTACCTTGTTCTTAAAACCGAAATGGAACCTGCGCTATGCCTATGTTAAAGTTATACCACAGAACATAAATACATCATTTGAAATAGTAAAAAATGCATGGAAAAAAATTGAGCCTAATGCAGAGTTTCAGGCTTCATTCTTAGATGAAAATATAGACCGTACCCTAAAAAGGGAGCGCACCATGACCACGATGATTACCGGTGGTTCAATTATCGCGATTATTCTTAGTTGTATCGGTTTGTTTGCAATTTCACTGCTTGTCGTGCAACAACGCAGAAAAGAAATTGGTATCCGCAAAGTCGTGGGTGCCAGCGTAGCAAAGATTACGATAATGCTTTCTATGGACTTTTTAAAATTGGTGGTAGTTGCCTTTCTCATTGCCACTCCCATCGCGTGGTACTTTGCGCAGCGATGGCTTCAAGATTATATCTATCGCATAGAGCTGAGCATCTGGGTATTCCTAGGGGCTGGGGCCCTGGCTCTGGCAATCGCGCTTGCCACGATAAGTGTAAAAACAATACAGGCGGCATTGCAAAACCCGGCACGATCCTTAAAAGCCGAATGA